Proteins found in one Pocillopora verrucosa isolate sample1 chromosome 12, ASM3666991v2, whole genome shotgun sequence genomic segment:
- the LOC131781927 gene encoding melanocyte-stimulating hormone receptor-like — MKTFEELVCSSSSEGELRQYSLRLSAVIIFFSLTAFLGNALIVVALHKVASLHPPSKLLYRCLATSDLLVGLIGQPLTATLWMSVVFEQWRLCRLAWVAASISGYGLSFVSLLTLAAMSVDRLLALLLGLRYRQIVTLKRTYIIVVALWIVTVVATLCEALGSHIAPWFGRIVIPCCLLVSIASYAKIFRVLSHRQAQVQHHVQLQPSQPNALNMARYKKAVYSALWVQLVLLACYVPVSLVGIVMAHRKGNSSHLVVALGIANTLVYFNSTLNPFLYCWKISEVRRAVKQTIRQALCCPLG; from the coding sequence atgaaaacatttgaagaacttGTATGTTCCTCTTCTTCGGAGGGCGAATTGCGACAATACTCCTTGCGTCTGTCAGCagtcatcattttcttttcccttacagcatttcttgggaatgcCCTGATCGTCGTTGCACTTCACAAGGTGGCTTCCCTCCACCCGCCGTCCAAACTCCTGTACCGTTGTCTGGCAACGAgtgatctgttggttggtcttatAGGCCAGCCTCTCACTGCTACTCTTTGGATGTCGGTTGTTTTTGAACAGTGGAGACTTTGTCGACTCGCATGGGTAGCAGCCTCCATTTCAGGGTATGGATTATCTTTTGTATCTTTGTTGACACTGGCAGCCAtgagcgtggacagacttctcgccctgttgttggggctgagatatagacaaattgtaactttgaagcgcacatATATCATTGTCGTTGCTCTTTGGATTGTAACCGTTGTCGCTACTCTATGCGAGGCGTTAGGCTCTCATATAGCTCCCTGGTTCGGTCGAATTGTCATCCCATGTTGCCTATTAGTCTCGATTGCTTCATATGCAAAGATTTTCCGCGTTCTTAGTCATCGTCAAGCTCAAGTACAACATCATGTTCAACTacagccgagccaaccaaatgcactgaacatggcgcgatacaaaaaggcagtgtacagtgcactgtgggtgcagttagtgTTACTTGCTTGTTATGTGCCTGTGAGTTTAGTGGGAATTGTGATGGCTCATAGAAAAGGAAATTCATCGCATTTAGTCGTCGCTCTTGGAATAGCGAATACTCTGGTTTATTTTAACTCGACTTTAAatccgtttctttactgctggaagattagtgaagtaAGAAGAGCAGttaagcagacaatcagacaagcgCTTTGCTGTCCACTGGGTTAG